From Sporosarcina sp. Te-1, the proteins below share one genomic window:
- a CDS encoding long-chain-fatty-acid--CoA ligase, whose amino-acid sequence MTARPWLELYPVGIAKTIEYDRVPIHQFLTNSAQRFPDKTAMHFMGRNITYKEFHESALKFANYLRTIGIEKGDRVAIMLPNCPQSAIAYYGILYAGAIVVQTNPLYTEREIAYQMADSGAKAIISLDILFPRISKVLKETELEHVIITGIKDYLPFPKNVIYPFIQKKEHGVTVKVEHRGMNHLFTEIMKVGSTDAITYEFNYDTDIALLQYTGGTTGPPKGVMLTHANLIANTQMCREWLYQCEDGKETVMGILPFFHVYGMTTVLILSVMLGNKMVLLPKFDFDTALKTIDKQKPTLFPGAPTIYIGLLNHPKLASFDLSSIKACISGSAALPVEVQDKFEQLTGGKLVEGYGLTETSPVAIANFVWDGERVKGSIGVPWPDTDVCILGPETSESLPVGEVGEIAVKGPQVMKGYWNRPEETAETFRDGWLLTGDLGYMDAKGYFYVVDRKKDMIIASGFNIYPREIEEVLYEHEAVQECVVAGVPDPYRGETVKAYIVLKEGKEATKEQLDAFCRQHLASYKVPRQYEFRKELPKTAVGKILRRALVDEEKKKSETKIKASV is encoded by the coding sequence ATGACAGCACGGCCTTGGTTGGAGTTATACCCAGTCGGCATCGCTAAGACGATTGAGTATGATCGTGTTCCAATTCATCAATTTCTGACGAATTCGGCTCAAAGGTTTCCGGACAAAACGGCTATGCATTTCATGGGGAGAAATATCACGTATAAGGAATTTCACGAATCGGCATTGAAGTTTGCCAACTATTTACGGACAATCGGAATCGAAAAAGGGGATCGGGTGGCGATTATGCTGCCGAATTGTCCACAAAGCGCAATTGCGTATTATGGCATCCTGTATGCAGGAGCAATTGTCGTACAGACCAATCCACTCTACACGGAACGGGAGATCGCATATCAAATGGCCGATTCCGGCGCAAAAGCGATCATTTCATTGGATATCCTATTCCCTAGAATTTCGAAAGTTTTGAAAGAAACGGAGCTCGAGCATGTAATTATCACAGGCATTAAAGATTACTTGCCCTTCCCGAAAAATGTGATTTATCCATTCATTCAGAAGAAGGAACATGGGGTAACAGTGAAAGTGGAACATAGGGGGATGAACCATCTATTCACTGAAATCATGAAAGTCGGCAGCACGGATGCAATTACCTACGAATTCAATTACGATACCGATATCGCCCTGCTTCAATATACCGGGGGAACGACGGGACCGCCGAAAGGAGTCATGCTGACGCATGCCAATCTGATTGCGAATACCCAGATGTGCCGTGAATGGCTCTACCAATGTGAAGACGGAAAAGAGACAGTGATGGGGATCTTGCCTTTTTTCCACGTGTACGGGATGACGACAGTATTAATTCTTTCTGTTATGCTAGGGAATAAGATGGTACTCCTGCCAAAATTCGATTTTGATACGGCATTGAAGACAATTGATAAGCAGAAGCCGACGTTGTTTCCTGGAGCGCCGACGATTTATATCGGCTTGTTGAACCATCCCAAGTTGGCCAGCTTCGATTTATCCTCAATAAAAGCTTGTATTAGTGGTTCGGCGGCCTTGCCAGTCGAAGTGCAGGATAAGTTTGAGCAATTGACAGGCGGCAAATTGGTGGAAGGCTATGGTCTTACAGAAACCTCTCCAGTTGCCATTGCAAATTTTGTGTGGGATGGCGAGCGTGTAAAAGGCTCGATTGGCGTCCCGTGGCCGGATACCGATGTCTGCATTCTCGGACCTGAAACATCGGAATCACTCCCGGTCGGTGAAGTCGGGGAAATCGCAGTCAAAGGTCCTCAAGTGATGAAGGGGTATTGGAACAGGCCCGAGGAAACGGCAGAGACATTCCGAGACGGCTGGTTATTGACAGGCGATCTTGGCTATATGGATGCCAAAGGTTACTTTTACGTGGTAGATCGCAAAAAAGATATGATCATCGCTAGCGGATTCAATATCTATCCGAGAGAAATTGAGGAAGTCCTGTACGAGCACGAAGCGGTTCAGGAGTGTGTTGTTGCCGGCGTACCTGACCCTTATCGCGGTGAGACGGTTAAAGCATATATCGTCTTGAAGGAGGGTAAAGAAGCGACGAAGGAGCAATTGGATGCATTCTGCAGACAACATTTAGCATCATATAAAGTACCGAGGCAGTATGAGTTTCGGAAGGAGTTGCCGAAAACGGCTGTTGGCAAAATTTTACGGCGAGCTCTCGTGGATGAGGAAAAGAAAAAATCAGAGACGAAGATAAAAGCATCTGTATAA
- a CDS encoding TetR/AcrR family transcriptional regulator produces the protein MKRDKPKYKQIVDAAVVVIAENGYHQAQVSKIAKEAGVADGTIYLYFKNKEDILISVFREKMGIFVHKLEEILKKEISATEKLFKMIENHFKVLHDDRHLAIVTQLELRQSNKDLRLRINEVLKEYLGLLDSILNEGIENGEFDARLDTRLGRQMVFGTIDETITSWVMNDQKYDLMKLAPEVHRLLLNGMKA, from the coding sequence ATGAAGCGGGATAAACCAAAATACAAACAAATCGTAGATGCTGCAGTCGTCGTCATAGCCGAAAACGGGTATCATCAGGCACAAGTATCGAAAATCGCCAAAGAGGCTGGTGTCGCAGATGGAACGATCTATCTTTATTTTAAAAATAAAGAGGATATCTTAATCTCGGTATTCCGCGAAAAAATGGGGATTTTCGTACATAAGCTGGAAGAAATATTGAAAAAAGAAATCTCAGCAACAGAAAAACTGTTCAAGATGATTGAAAATCATTTCAAAGTTCTTCATGACGATCGCCACCTAGCAATTGTGACACAGTTGGAATTACGACAGTCCAATAAAGATTTACGTTTACGTATCAATGAAGTGCTCAAGGAGTATTTAGGTTTGCTCGATTCGATATTGAATGAAGGAATCGAGAATGGTGAATTTGATGCGCGTCTGGATACGCGGCTTGGCCGCCAGATGGTCTTTGGTACAATTGATGAAACAATTACATCTTGGGTGATGAACGACCAAAAATACGATTTGATGAAACTTGCTCCCGAAGTGCATCGTTTGCTCTTGAACGGAATGAAAGCGTAA
- a CDS encoding enoyl-CoA hydratase, translating into MEYIGVSREDGVAVLTIDRPPANALASAVIKEIGEALEQLQDDQSARVIVLRGEGRFFSAGADIKEFTTVETGQEFSILSAQGQDVFERIESYPKPVIASIHGAALGGGLELAMSCHIRLVTEKAKLGLPELQLGLIPGFAGTQRLPRYVGMAKAAEMLLTSEPISGEEAVRLGLANHAYAEDELFPKTMELAKKIAKKSPVAMKAALRMLQYTKSESYYEGVKAEADSFGEVFVSEDAKEGIQAFIEKREPKFKGN; encoded by the coding sequence ATGGAGTATATTGGGGTTTCTCGGGAAGATGGGGTTGCCGTTCTGACAATTGATCGACCGCCGGCGAATGCGTTGGCCAGTGCGGTTATCAAGGAAATCGGCGAGGCGTTGGAACAGTTACAAGATGACCAGTCTGCTAGAGTAATTGTTTTGCGCGGAGAAGGTAGATTTTTCTCTGCAGGTGCAGATATCAAGGAATTCACAACGGTGGAAACGGGTCAAGAATTTTCGATTCTCTCTGCACAAGGGCAAGACGTGTTCGAACGTATTGAAAGTTATCCGAAACCGGTCATTGCCTCCATTCATGGAGCAGCGCTTGGTGGCGGGTTGGAATTGGCCATGAGCTGTCACATCCGCCTTGTAACCGAAAAGGCGAAGCTCGGCCTCCCCGAATTGCAGCTCGGATTGATTCCTGGATTTGCCGGAACACAGCGGCTGCCGCGCTATGTCGGCATGGCAAAAGCGGCAGAAATGCTGCTCACTAGCGAACCGATTAGTGGGGAAGAGGCAGTCCGCCTTGGATTGGCAAATCATGCCTATGCGGAGGATGAGCTGTTTCCGAAGACTATGGAACTTGCGAAGAAAATAGCGAAGAAGAGCCCGGTCGCCATGAAAGCTGCCCTTCGAATGCTTCAATATACTAAATCCGAATCTTACTATGAAGGGGTAAAGGCAGAAGCGGATTCGTTCGGTGAAGTCTTTGTGTCCGAAGATGCGAAAGAGGGAATACAAGCGTTTATTGAAAAAAGGGAACCTAAATTTAAAGGGAATTAA
- a CDS encoding electron transfer flavoprotein subunit beta/FixA family protein, with amino-acid sequence MNIYALVKRTFDTEEKIAVTNGKIVDDGAEFIINPYDEYAIEEAIQIRDEHGGEVTVITIGDEESEKQLRTALAMGADKAVLINTEDDLDEMDEFTVAKLIAEYLKDKNADVILAGNVAIDGGSGQVGPRVAELLGINYVTTITNLEIDGTSVKIVRDVEGDSETIETSLPLLVTAQQGLNEPRYPSLPGIMKAKKKPLEELELDDLAIDEDDVEAKTETVEIFLPPAKEAGRVLEGDLSDQVKELVDLLNKEAKVL; translated from the coding sequence ATGAACATTTATGCGTTAGTGAAACGTACTTTTGATACAGAAGAGAAAATCGCTGTAACGAACGGTAAGATTGTTGACGACGGTGCAGAATTCATCATTAACCCTTACGATGAGTACGCAATTGAAGAAGCGATTCAAATTCGTGATGAGCATGGCGGCGAAGTCACTGTCATCACGATTGGTGACGAAGAGTCCGAAAAGCAGCTTCGTACTGCGCTTGCCATGGGAGCTGACAAAGCAGTCCTCATTAATACGGAAGATGATTTGGACGAGATGGATGAGTTTACAGTTGCCAAACTCATTGCAGAATACTTGAAAGACAAAAACGCAGATGTAATCCTGGCTGGAAATGTGGCGATTGACGGCGGGTCTGGCCAAGTTGGTCCACGGGTTGCAGAGTTACTGGGCATTAATTATGTAACAACGATCACTAATCTGGAAATCGACGGTACATCCGTGAAAATCGTCCGTGATGTCGAGGGCGATTCTGAAACGATCGAAACTTCGTTGCCTCTTCTCGTAACGGCTCAACAAGGTTTAAATGAACCTCGTTACCCATCTTTGCCTGGCATCATGAAAGCGAAGAAAAAACCGCTTGAGGAATTGGAATTGGATGACTTGGCTATTGACGAAGATGATGTGGAAGCCAAAACGGAAACCGTTGAGATCTTCCTGCCTCCTGCTAAAGAAGCTGGCCGGGTGCTAGAAGGGGACCTGTCAGACCAAGTGAAGGAACTTGTAGACCTATTGAATAAAGAAGCGAAAGTGCTATAA
- a CDS encoding electron transfer flavoprotein subunit alpha/FixB family protein, translated as MSKKVLVLGEAREGALRNVSFEAIAAAKTVSGGGEVVGLLVGDSVQSLAEEMIQFGADRVVSVEHPHLKHYTSDGYGQAFMAVYEQEKPDAVAFGHTALGKDLSPKIASKLGSGLISDVTAIEGEGDEALFVRPIYSGKAFEKVKNKEDLLFFTIRPNNIAPLEKDTSRTGEASSVSVDITNLRTIIKDVVRKSTEGVDLSEAKVVVAGGRGVKSTDGFKPLEELANLLGGAVGASRGACDAEYCDYSLQIGQTGKVVTPDLYIAAGISGAIQHMAGMSNSKVIVAINKDPEANIFKVADYGIVGDLFEVIPMMIEEIKKVKTN; from the coding sequence ATGTCTAAAAAAGTATTGGTACTTGGCGAAGCACGAGAAGGAGCTTTGCGTAATGTATCGTTCGAGGCAATCGCAGCCGCAAAAACGGTTTCGGGCGGCGGAGAAGTCGTCGGCCTTCTCGTAGGAGATTCAGTGCAATCGTTAGCTGAAGAAATGATCCAATTCGGTGCAGATCGTGTCGTATCAGTAGAACATCCTCATTTGAAGCATTATACATCCGATGGATATGGTCAGGCATTCATGGCTGTGTATGAGCAAGAAAAACCGGATGCTGTTGCATTCGGGCACACAGCACTCGGAAAGGACCTATCCCCAAAAATTGCAAGTAAACTGGGCAGTGGTTTGATTTCTGATGTAACTGCTATTGAAGGAGAGGGAGATGAAGCGCTTTTTGTCCGCCCGATCTATTCCGGCAAAGCATTTGAAAAAGTGAAGAACAAAGAGGACCTGTTATTCTTCACGATCCGTCCTAACAACATTGCCCCATTAGAGAAGGACACGAGCCGTACCGGTGAGGCCTCTTCTGTTTCTGTCGACATTACAAATCTACGTACTATTATTAAGGATGTTGTCCGCAAGTCGACAGAAGGTGTAGATCTATCAGAAGCAAAAGTCGTTGTAGCTGGCGGCCGTGGAGTAAAAAGTACGGATGGATTCAAGCCGCTTGAAGAATTGGCGAACTTGCTTGGTGGCGCAGTGGGTGCATCCCGAGGCGCATGTGACGCGGAATACTGCGATTATTCCTTGCAAATTGGGCAGACGGGTAAAGTGGTCACGCCTGATTTATATATCGCGGCTGGCATATCCGGCGCCATTCAACATATGGCCGGCATGTCGAACTCCAAGGTAATTGTAGCGATTAACAAAGATCCGGAAGCCAACATTTTTAAAGTGGCGGACTATGGAATTGTTGGCGATTTATTTGAAGTGATCCCGATGATGATCGAAGAAATTAAAAAGGTTAAAACCAATTGA
- the trxA gene encoding thioredoxin, translating to MAIVHATDSDFKDQTKEGLVLVDFWATWCGPCKMIAPVLEELDGDLEGKAKIVKVDVDENQATAGEFGIMSIPTLVLFKDGEIVDKVVGFQPKEQLAEMIEKHA from the coding sequence ATGGCTATCGTACATGCTACGGATTCAGACTTTAAAGATCAAACAAAAGAAGGACTCGTCCTTGTCGATTTCTGGGCTACTTGGTGTGGACCTTGCAAAATGATCGCGCCTGTTCTTGAAGAACTGGATGGCGATTTGGAAGGCAAAGCAAAGATCGTGAAAGTAGACGTCGATGAAAACCAAGCGACTGCTGGTGAGTTCGGCATCATGTCCATTCCAACGCTCGTTCTTTTCAAAGATGGTGAAATCGTAGATAAGGTCGTCGGTTTCCAACCGAAAGAACAACTGGCGGAAATGATTGAAAAACACGCGTAA